One Mus musculus strain C57BL/6J chromosome Y, GRCm38.p6 C57BL/6J DNA segment encodes these proteins:
- the Gm21396 gene encoding Y-linked testis-specific protein 1-like yields MTSLKKKSRRKPSSQALGNIVGCRISHGWKEGNEPVTHWKAIILGQLPTNPSLYLVKYDGIDSVYGQELHSDERILNLKVLPHKVVFPQVRDVHLAGALVGREVQHKFEGKDGSEDNWSGMVLAQVPFLQDYFYISYKKDPVLYVYQLLDDYKEGNLHIIPETPLAEARSGDDNDFLIGSWVQYTRDDGSKKFGKVVYKVLANPTVYFIKFLGDLHIYVYTLVSNIT; encoded by the coding sequence atgacatcactcaagaagaagagtaggaggaagccttcttcccaggccctggggaatattgttggctgcagaatttctcacgggtggaaggaaggtaatgagcctgtcacccattggaaggccatcattctaggtcaactgccaacaaacccttctctttatttggtgaagtatgacggaattgacagtgtctacggacaggagctccacagcgatgagaggattttaaatcttaaggtcttgcctcacaaagtagtttttcctcaggtgagggatgtccaccttgcaggcgcactggttggcagagaggtacaacacaaatttgaggggaaagatggctctgaggacaactggagtgggatggtgctagcccaggtgccattcttacaggactatttttacatttcctacaagaaggatccggtcctctacgtctatcagctcctggatgactacaaggaaggtaacctccacatcattccagagacccctctggctgaggcgagatcaggtgatgacaatgacttcttaataggttcctgggtgcagtacaccagagatgatggatccaaaaagttcggaaaggttgtttacaaagttctagccaatcctactgtgtactttatcaaatttctcggtgacctccatatctatgtctatactctggtgtcaaatatcacttaa